A stretch of Lathyrus oleraceus cultivar Zhongwan6 chromosome 6, CAAS_Psat_ZW6_1.0, whole genome shotgun sequence DNA encodes these proteins:
- the LOC127091497 gene encoding uncharacterized mitochondrial protein AtMg00810-like, which yields MQFEFDTLIRNKTCNLVPRPGDANTIRYMWIFRHKKKIDTSFKSYKARIADDIILITFTHALRKSIMSLLTFEFAMKDLGPLSYFLGIVIYRHPSGLFLSHSTYASEIIEHAGMASCKPSATLVDTKQKLSTSSGTPYEDHSLYQSLAKALQYLPFTLPFRSPLVRNKFGSRLPFYRIYIEELVTQCIINFVVMRGKESHFASNKIPINPN from the exons ATGCAATTTGAATTTGATACTCTTATTAGAAATAAGACGTGTAATTTAGTTCCTCGTCCTGGTGATGCTAATACTATTCGATATATGTGGATTTTTAGGCATAAGAAAAAAATTGACACCTCCTTTAAGAGTTATAAGGCTCGTATTGCAG ACGACATCATTCTTATCACCTTTACTCATGCCCTTCGCAAATCAATTATGTCACTCTTAACATTTGAGTTTGCGATGAAGGATTTGGGTCCCTTGAGTTATTTTTTGGGTATTGTTATATATCGTCATCCTAGTGGTCTCTTTCTCAGTCATAGCACTTATGCCTCAGAGATCATCGAACATGCTGGCATGGCGTCCTGCAAACCATCTGCCACTCTTGTTGACACCAAGCAAAAACTTAGCACCTCTTCTGGCACGCCTTATGAAGACCATTCTCTATATCAGAGTCTTGCAAAGGCTTTGCAGTATCTCCCATTCACTCTACCTTTCCGTAGTCCTCTAGTCAGAAATAAATTTGGCAGTCGTCTCCCATTCTACAGAATATACATAGAGGAACTAGTTACACAATGCATCATCAACTTTGTAGTAATGAGAGGAAAGGAATCTCATTTTGCTTCAAACAAAATTCCAATAAATCCTAATTAA
- the LOC127093460 gene encoding uncharacterized protein LOC127093460, translating into MPEPFLQLAVKSAEQEQGLLYNFSLSFTLSSSSSHVPYSWVCRKKRSVIHNGGGATTIVVPPPPPPPSSNAVNVKASSPTTPHSFPTTESDDKIKHSERTTSLKRKKEHYLNIIEDLTKTKHSITQEIANVKRDCEQLKLVNSKLKAKGKELNINGSKGEYKIPNLEMNDPMKVNDIIKNPVNSSNPVPKKEAQKMQMPNSTTSLAVASSSSSMGRNSGDMGPLSIPDLNISFEAIKDLSKVRAVQARQRRIHILRIKKYNAKQYQSAISR; encoded by the exons ATGCCTGAGCCTTTTCTTCAGCTTGCCGTGAAATCAGCAGAACAAGAACAAGGATTGCTCTATAACTTCTCCCTTTCTTTTACactctcttcttcttcttc CCATGTACCTTACTCATGGGTGTGCAGAAAGAAGAGATCTGTAATTCATAATGGCGGCGGCGCAACCACCATCGTtgttcctcctcctcctcctcctccaTCTTCTAACGCCGTTAACGTGAAAGCTTCAAGTCCAACAACCCCTCATTCGTTTCCAACAACGGAATCAGATGACAAAATTAAACATTCCGAAAGAACCACTTCTCTCAAAAGG AAGAAAGAGCACTATCTTAATATTATTGAAGATTTGACGAAAACTAAACACTCCATCACTCAA GAGATTGCAAATGTGAAACGTGATTGTGAACAATTGAAGCTCGTCAATTCCAAATTGAAAGCAAAGGGAAAAGAG CTAAATATTAATGGTTCCAAAGGTGAATACAAAATTCCCAATTTAGAAATGAATGATCCAATGAAAGTGAATGATATCATCAAAAATCCAGTCAACAGTTCCAACCCCGTTCCTAAAAAGGAAGCGCAAAAAATGCAAATGCCCAATTCAACGACGTCGTTGGCAGTTGCATCATCGTCATCTTCAATGGGCCGAAACAGTGGTGATATGGGCCCATTATCTATTCCTGATTTGAACATATCATTTGAAGCAATTAAAGATTTGAGTAAAGTAAGGGCAGTTCAAGCAAGACAGAGAAGGATTCATATTTTGAGGATCAAGAAATATAATGCAAAACAATACCAATCTGCTATTAGTAGATAG